From a region of the Vanrija pseudolonga chromosome 2, complete sequence genome:
- the ppt1 gene encoding Serine/threonine-protein phosphatase T, producing MTQDSDLHASVAAAMGKASPATSSSSSSAASPPFDDDITPFPSPMLSARSLAGLSLSSDGELESEVDETREVTDADRAGALELKTLANKAFGAKDFARSIELYTEAIALNPHDATFWNNRAMSKGKMEEHGAAIADATKAIEINPDYAKAYYRRGVSSLAIMRPGDAVPDFKKALVIEPSNRVIREQLNATVKLVRRIEFEKAISVGETETASQRCITAIQQGACPLDPGRPDNTPLPIVPEDPAARYTPTKEFVESMVQFFKDGGKLPKRVVWEIILGVNAIVSAEPSLVEVTVPEGVTCDIVGDTHGQFYDLCNLLSIIKPPSEDHMIVFNGDFVDRGSWSVEVVLTLFAYKWLYPNCVFLNRGNHETNDMNKVYGFEGECKAKHGEMTYKLFADVFTSRKCVPLATLLEASQAPSSLKSEGSQPAILYEGKKRYFVVHGGPPVSQDGVLLDEVKKIDRFGRQPGQEGLMCELLWTDPQEQVGRGPSKRGVGLGFGPDVTRRWCELNKITAVIRSHEVRQDGYAIEHDGLCITTFSCPNYCDSTGNQAAYVKMQADGQLSYHQFTAVPHPDIKPMAYSSGFGGMMGL from the exons ATGACTCAGGACTCGGATCTGCACGCTTCGGTAGCTGCGGCGATGGGCAAGGCGTCacccgcgacgtcgtcgagctcgtcgtcggccgctTCCCCGCcgttcgacgacgacattaCGCCCTTCCCTTCCCCGATGCTCTCGGCCCGGTCGCTCGCTGGCCTGTCGT TGTCATCTGATGGAGAGCTCGAGTCGGAAGTTGACGAGACGCGCGAGGTCACAGACGCGGACCgggctggcgcgctcgagctgaaGACTCTGGCGAACAAGGCGTTTGGCGCAAAAGACTTTGCGCGCTCCATCGAGCTGTACACCGAGGCGATTGCTCTCAACCCTCACGACGCAACATTTTGGAACAACCGGGCAATGTCCAAGGGCAAGATGGAGGAACACGGAGCtgccatcgccgacgccaccaagGCCATTGAGATCAACCCAGACTACGCAAAGGCATACTACCGGAGGGGTGTGAGCTCGCTTGCCATCATGAGGCCGGGTGACGCGGTCCCCGACTTTAAGAAGGCGCTCGTTATCGAGCCTAGCAACCGCGTCATccgcgagcagctcaacGCCACGGTCAAGCTCGTTCGCAGGATAGAGTTTGAGAAG GCGAtcagcgtcggcgagacCGAGACGGCGTCGCAGCGCTGCATCACTGCCATCCAGCAGGGTGCGTGCCCGCTCGACCCAGGACGCCCGGACAACACGCCTCTGCCCATTGTCCCCGAGGACCCGGCGGCACGGTACACGCCAACAAAGGAGTTTGTCGAGTCCATGGTCCAGTTCTTCAAGGACGGTGGCAAGCTCCCGAAGCGTGTCGTGTGGGAGATTATCCTTGGCGTCAATGCCATCGTGTCGGCCGAACCCAGCTTGGTCGAAGTCACGGTGCCTGAGGGAGTGACCTGTGACATTGTCGGTGACA CCCACGGCCAATTCTATGACCTGTGCAACCTGCTTTCCATCATCAAGCCTCCGTCCGAGGACCACATGATTGTGTTCAACGGCGACTTTGTGGACCGTGGTTCTTGgtcggtcgaggtcgtccttACGCTGTTTGCCTACAAGTGGCTGTACCCCAACTGTGTCTTCCTCAACCGTGGCAATCATGAGACAAACGACATGAACAAGGTGTACGGCTTTGAGGGCGAGTGCAAGGCCAAGCACGGCGAGATGACGTACAAGTTGTTTGCCGATGTGTTCACGTCGCGTAAGTGTG TTCCCCTCGCTacgctgctcgaggcgtcgcaggcgccgtcgagccTCAAGTCGGAGGGCTCGCAGCCTGCGATCCTGtacgagggcaagaagcgATACTTTGTCGTGCACGGCGGACCACCCGTCAGCCAGGACGGCGttctgctcgacgaggtcaagaagATTGACCGTTTCGGCCGCCAGCCAGGTCAGGAGGGATTAATGTGCGAGCTGCTGTGGACCGACCCGCAGGAGCAGGTTGGCCGCGGGCCTTCGAAGCGtggtgtcggcctcggtTTCGGTCCCGACGTCAcacggcggtggtgcgagCTCAACAAGATCACGGCGGTCATCCGCTCGCACGAGGTGCGCCAGGACGGCTACGCGATCGAGCACGACGGGCTGTGCATCACGACGTTTAGCTGCCCCAACTACTGCGACTCGACGGGCAACCAGGCGGCGTATGTCAAGATGCAGGCGGACGGACAGCTGTCGTACCACCAGTTTACGGCGGTTCCGCACCCCGACATCAAGCCGATGGCGTACAGCTCTGGGTTTGGCGGCATGATGGGATTGTAA
- the SPAC26H5.07c gene encoding putative protein — protein sequence MRLSLPIAALGALGMASSALAYKTKIKDTDEFREVCTGMYGGKDAFVEVSFDGSSEGQVSLVIYEWEDAGFLGAHENGKDTLVDHPKTYICTTSALGNGLCTTDQLGQFIITLPPGRTINSTSIFTAAVKFDSPPPGSNSTKRAGGKWPPEALADQDKDKNDAEAESDIGDPPANGGHLSGPAEHAPQATQDDDPTPSTPEVHKPVDDEFASKPQTQTQTGGSSGSGGAGGSMVYMAPIHYLVPKTGYYCVGVVPITLVSHDRRVEERQKSNVHGAYSGEVLFRNQFQGELPASEYPKIGFYGFLSIVYVLLAIGWGILCAKHYHELLPMQYYISGTIVFLVIEMLALFAYYRFINKHGQGGGSTAFLILISVLNAARNSLSFFLLLIVAMGLSVVTPSLGTVMHRVWLLTGFHFVFGVMYAVGTVKVQIDSAALIMVIMFIFPLALTLTAFLMWIIISLNGTILHLQQRKQNFKLSMFQNLWRILIMAVIAVAAFFVISSISLSNRLDEDYAPRTWKYRWVLLDASLALIYLAVFASIAWLWRPTENNVRFAMSTELAQDEADAEDYEIDALAQHRPEGLSLEPDSEYQHIHGEPGTEDERKRLYDGPSASGGGGGARREIHDDNVVFAMGDDSDDSDDDDHEGTHLKKAGERERDRSHSGQSSRRSSGSAGRFRDSVSVEEEEVEVRRPKDKAD from the exons ATGAGGCTCTCACTCCCGATCGCAGCCTTGGGAGCGTTGGGCATGGCGAGCAGTGCCCTCGCTTACAAGA CCAAAATCAAAGACACGGACGAGTTCCGTGAGGTATGCACCGGCATgtacggcggcaaggacgcgTTCGTCGAGG TATCGTTTGACGGCTCCTCCGAGGGGCAGGTCTCGCTCGTCATCTACGAGTGGGAGGACGCaggcttcctcggcgcgcacgagaACGGCAAGGACACGCTCGTTGACCACCCA AAAACGTACATCTGTacgacgtcggccttgggCAACGGTCTGTGTACCACTGATCAGCTGGGCCAGTTCATCATCACGCTCCCGCCTGGACGCACTATCAACTCGACGTCCATcttcaccgccgccgtcaagtttgactcgccgccgccgggtaGCAACAGTACCAAGCGTGCGGGCGGGAAGTGGCCGCCAGAGGCCTTGGCCGACCAGGACAAGGATAAGAACGATGCtgaggccgagtcggacaTTGGTGACCCGCccgccaacggcggccaCTTGAGCGGGCCGGCAGAGCATGCTCCGCAGGCCACGCAGGATGACgacccgacgccgtcgacgccagaGGTCCACAAgcctgtcgacgacgagtttgcCTCCAAGCCCCAGACCCAGACTCAGACCGGCGGGTCCTctgggagcggcggggccggcggcagcaTGGTGTACATGGCGCCCATCCACTACCTCGTCCCCAAGACGGGCTACTactgcgtcggcgtggtgcCCATCACCCTGGTGAGCCACGACCGCAgggtcgaggagcgccagAAGAGCAACGTCCACGGCGCGTACAGCGGCGAGGTTCTCTTCCGCAACCAGTTCCAGGGCGAGCTCCCCGCGTCCGAGTACCCCAAGATTGGC TTCTACGGCTTCCTGTCCATCGTCTATGTCCTCCTCGCGATCGGCTGGGGCATCCTCTGCGCCAAGCACTATCATGAGCTGCTGCCAATGCAGTACTACATCTCGGGCACGATCGTCTTCCTCGTGATCGAGATGCTTGCGCTGTTCGCGTACTACCGCTTCATCAACAAGCACGGCCAGGGTGGCGGAAGCACGGCGTTCTTGATCCTCATCTCGGTGCTCAACGCCGCACGCAACTCGCTGTCCTTCTTCCTCCTGCTCATTGTCGCCATGGGCCTGTCAGTGGTCACCCCGTCGCTTGGCACGGTCATGCACCGGGTGTGGCTCCTCACCGGCTTCCACTTTGTCTTTGGGG TCATGtacgccgtcggcaccgtcaAGGTCCAGATTGACAGCGCGGCGCTCATCATGGTCATCATGTTCATCTTCCCGCTGGCCCTCACGCTCACCGCGTTCCTCATGTGGATTATCATCAGCCTGAATG GCACCATCCTGCACCTCCAGCAGCGCAAGCAAAACTTCAAGCTGTCCATGTTCCAGAACCTGTGGCGGATTCTCATCATGGCTGTGATTGCCGTCGCGGCCTTCTTTGTcatctcgtccatctcgcttTCCAACCGTCTCGACGAGGACTATGCGCCTAGGACTTGGAAGTACcgctgggtgctgctggaCGCGTCGCTTGCGCTCATCTACCTCGCCGTGTTTGCGTCCATTGCGTGGCTCTGGCGTCCGACCGAGAACAATGTTCGGTTCGCAATGTCGACCGAGCTGGCGCAGGACGAGGCGGATGCCGAGGACTATGAGATTGACGCCTTGGCTCAGCACCGGCCCGAGGGGCTGTCGCTCGAGCCGGACAGCGAGTACCAGCACATCCACGGCGAGCCGggcaccgaggacgagcgcaAGCGGCTGTACGATggcccgtcggcgagcggcggcggtggtggagccCGCCGCGAGATccacgacgacaatgtcgtgTTTGCCATgggcgacgactcggacgacagcgacgacgatgaccaCGAGGGGACTCACCTCAAgaaggcgggcgagcgcgagcgcgaccgcaGCCACAGCGGCCAGTCGAGCCGCCGTTCGAGCGGCAGTGCCGGGCGCTTCCGTGACAGCGTGagcgtggaggaggaggaggtggaggtgcgGCGGCCAAAGGACAAGGCGGATTAG
- the CTR4_0 gene encoding Copper transport protein CTR4 → MNYLAQAARHAGHDDMAGMNMTATATASAAMSSATAAMSHGDHGGMGGNACKISMLWNWNTVDACFLSSTWHVTSKAMFGGSVVGVFFLCMAIEAVRAAARAYDRKIVASRVAAAVEKGNGGPVGLVQPTLLQQLVRALAYGVQFTGAFLVMLLGMYYNGFILFAIFLGHTVGYFVFGRDTVAAGSEHTSSGCAC, encoded by the exons ATGAACTACCTCGCTCAGgccgcgcgccacgccgGACACGACGACATGGCCGGCATGAACATGACTGCCACGGCGACGGCTTCGGCGGCCATGTCGTCCGCGACCGCGGCTATGAGCCACGGCGACCATGGCGGTATGGGCGGCAACGCGTGCAAGA TCTCGATGCTCTGGAACTGGAACACCGTCGACGCGTGCTTCCTCTCCTCGACATGGCACGTGACCTCGAAAGCCATGTTCGGCGGctcggtcgtcggcgtcttctTCCTGTGCATGGCGATCGaggcggtgcgcgccgccgcaaggGCATACGACCGCAAGATTGTGGCcagtcgcgtcgccgccgccgtggaaAAGGGCAACGGCGGGCCTGTTGGCTTGGTCCAGCCTACGCTGTTGCAGCAGCTtgtgcgcgcgctggcgtACGGGGTGCAGTTTACTGGTGCCTTCTTGGT caTGCTCCTCGGCATGTACTACAACGGCTTCATCCTCTTCgccatcttcctcggccACACGGTCGGATACTTTGTCTTTGGGCGGGATACCGTCGCTGCCGGGTCCGAGCACACGAGCTCGGGGTGTGCGTGCTGA
- the SH0499 gene encoding Putative acetyltransferase, with protein MSWLLPRRGPAGGGASFPRTPLAGYLRKLHRLSLPSIDHDPAPAPAPKMPFTPPATAPALREGESYAQLEEMLAGRPYIATDPYLDRLRVRGFETLYDINRERDNGKRMAMLKEFVECRGGPRDKVWIAAPFTCEYGFNVSLGDDVCFGPNCTLLDVAQIRIGDRTMIGANTQFYTPGHPLSPEERDGLNGAEWAKPITIGNDVWIGGGAIILGGVTVGDGVTIGAGSVVTKDVEARCVVVGNPARVIKRVPLPGQEAEAAANGYKKESK; from the exons ATGTCTTGGCTGTtgccgcgtcgaggtcccgcaggcggcggggcaTCGTTTCCCCGCACACCGCTGGCTGGGTATTTGAGGAAGCTCCACCGACTTTCTTTGCCCTCCATCGACCACGAcccagcccccgccccagcccccaAGATGCCCTTCACACCCCCCGCCACTGCCCCCGCGCTGCGCGAAGGCGAGAGCtacgcccagctcgaggagatgctcgccggccggccgtaCATCGCGACCGACCCATacctcgaccgcctgcgcgtgcgcggctTCGAGACGCTGTACGACATcaaccgcgagcgcgacaacGGCAAGCGCATGGCCATGCTCAAGGAGTTTGTCGAgtgccgcggcggcccgcGCGACAAGGTGTGGATCGCCGCGCCGTTCACCTGTGAATAT GGCTTCAACGTCTCGCTCGGTGACGACGTGTGCTTTGGCCCCAACTgcacgctgctcgacgtcgcgcaga TCCGTATCGGCGACCGCACCATGATCGGCGCCAACACGCAGTTCTACACCCCCGGCCACCCGCTCTcgcccgaggagcgcgacggcctcaacggcgccgagtgggcTAAGCCCATCACGATCGGCAACGACGTCtggatcggcggcggcgcgatcattctcggcggcgtgactgtcggcgacggcgtgacTATCGGCGCGGGCTCAGTCGTCaccaaggacgtcgaggcccgctgcgtcgtcgtcggcaacccCGCGCGCGTCATCAAGCGCGTGCCCCTGCCTGggcaggaggccgaggccgccgccaacggctACAAGAAGGAGAGCAAGTAG
- the IF1A gene encoding Eukaryotic translation initiation factor 1A, giving the protein MPKAKGKGGKNRRRGKNDGNDEKRELVFKEDGQEYAQVVKMLGNGRLEAKCQDGETRLGQIRGQMRKKVWITAGDIILLSLREFQDDKADVIHRYTPDEARNLKTYGELKSDFQINEAAEEGGVSDEEGGVEFEEAEIDDI; this is encoded by the exons ATGCCCAAG GCTAAGGGAAAG GGTGGCAAGAACCGTAGGAGGGGAAAGAACGACGGAAAcgacgagaagcgcgagctTGTCTTCAAGGAGGATGGCCAGG AGTACGCTCAGGTCGTCAAGATGCTCGGTAACGGCAGGTTAGAGGCCAAGTGCCAGGACGGCGAGACCCGTCTTGGCCAGATCCGTGGCCAGATGCGCAAGaag GTCTGGATCACTGCCGGCGACATCATCCTCCTCTCGCTCCGCGAGTTCCAGGATGACAAGGCCGACGTTATCCACCGCTACAcgcccgacgaggcgcgtAACCTCAAGACGTACGGCGAGCTCAAGTCGGACTTCCAGATCaacgaggctgccgaggagggtggcgtctctgacgaggagggcggcgtcgagttCGAGGAGGCTGAGATTGACGACATTT AA
- the ppr5 gene encoding Pentatricopeptide repeat-containing protein 5, mitochondrial, producing MLNKAATHFRPLLRVSSHTHQPDLFTSNPSLLHHFQSANVGTSLVSQASNATQGASSGAAGGAGRAGYSGASSGGGYTGHARAFLSLPQGPNADASSISSSADEHKDARDRAQLALKQRISARNSDRKTEVRTVTVREQLSARAGSRTVVLREIEPAAPESSAKAQSSIAYPAWSALPADAAPGGALWVPGAAPSRQLGSRAFSTRARPAVTGSDEIVSRTPTPDANRIDQPNRVLMDLAGLDLSRPSNRTQLRRNSTHSVVRPAEVDAAVFDGRAADAVPSAGEQFFAALREASEKGEHETVARLVGYFRSDRSAGDVDPALASEYPIPVGYNTANYNMCIQATLALRGRGQSIAPILDMYNEMLERDVVPNMRTYQTVIRALCLREEDVAAASQRWRNGNDFTVFKAEKLGLASEDPAGEKAAAQAIAAYQSEDNLASAIKLYNVAGTIFRGGRRDYSAQGDILAAGAAAAGLLNAPTAADLKPIIKAALANPDLELDLYVPIFEILAGGNIEGVEVAAAWDAFEKNVARRLATKSPVSNGQYGRLAIFRVERDAASAAVRAFVTTGDVKTAEAIVDAHLKDSERGPRQSRNLVGALVGELARQGKVDSALKWNATLKDDIISPTDMYDLVEALAEAGRVAEAASFFATYNAKLITEQPGHKIRRYRLLKIYGIALAEATAAKTDADRNSILNATAELLTQSASVLDPQLLRAHVQLLLAARRFSDIGPLLNRFSARQSDERDASLREGLVGVVTSDAPIGNVLDAIRGFARLGEPIASAGDSVPIATLIVDKYIAGRSKVDAVTDLHLAPDAWFRLLESFVALPTADVEAGAADKALETFLTDLASFRDTRYPLPRGFATSPVTAELADILVSRFGIERSTALLTAAFGDKAAAAFLPTPEATDAASESTFTLPPTPQSSEAPPSVLQPPSAHTLHISQELVGQIDKLASFQPVKITPESVYETIRRALTQDNAVPTPEAIGRLISALARAGDEPKARELYSLAQVVLASCISEPVQQAEGWHAIEDAMIAACCFLGHLEQAGMHRARIIDAGMVPSADAYATMIASSRDSTDDALVARELFEESQSLGVVPNLYLYNTIISKLSKARKAEMALELFTQMKAAHIRPSSVTYGAIINACCRVGDAESAATLFEEMSNQPNFKPRVPPFNTMMQFHLQTRPSRERVLYYHNAMRSAGVRPSAHTYKLLLDAYGTLAPIDLPSMDRVFGELCADRFVAVQGTHWASLITAFGIHNSDVDRATAIFDAIPNHPSTRRGTLPEPVVWEALLNVLGQKGSLEALEEVRTRMIESGVRPTAYVHNVLINGYSRHSAIDKAREVFEAMGDSLTGVAAPNNHPALLTSSGHVKPATVTSEPSGTVYREPSTYEAMIRAELAAGNREAAEAILSRMEARRYPVAVWMKARAILDEAV from the exons ATGCTCAATAAAGCCGC CACCCACTttcggccgctgctgcgagTCTCGTCGCATACCCACCAGCCCGACCTCTTCACCTCCaacccctccctcctccaccactTCCAGAGCGCCAATGTCGGCACGTCGCTCGTCTCGCAGGCCTCCAATGCCACTCAGGGCGCTTCATCAGGCGCAGCAGGTGGTGCCGGCCGCGCGGGATACTCTGGCGCCTCGTCTGGCGGCGGCTACACTGGCCACGCTCGCGCGTTCTTGAGCCTGCCTCAGGGCCCCAACGCCGACGCTTCCAGCATCTCGTCGTCAGCCGACGAGCACAAGGACGCCCGTGACCGCGCCCAGCTTGCCCTCAAGCAGCGCATCTCGGCCCGCAACAGCGACCGCAAGACCGAGGTCCGCACCGTCACTGTCCGCGAGCAGCTCTCGgcccgcgccggctcgcgcaCCGTCGTCCTCCGCGAAATCGAGCCGGCCGCccccgagtcgtcggccaAGGCCCAGAGCTCCATCGCGTACCCTGCCTGGTCGGCTCTccctgccgacgccgcgcccggcggTGCCCTCTGGGTccctggcgccgcgccgtcccgccagctcggctcgCGCGCATTCTccacccgcgcccgcccagcaGTGACCGGCAGCGATGAGATCGTCAGccgcacccccaccccagaTGCCAACCGCATCGACCAGCCCAACCGCGTGTTGATGGACCTGGCCGGTCTCGACCTGTCGCGCCCAAGCAACCGCACCCAGCTTCGCCGCAACTCGACACACTCGGTCGTTCGCCcggccgaggttgacgccgCTGTCTTTGACGGCCGTGCTGCCGACGCTGTTCCTTCTGCTGGCGAGCAGTTCTTCGCCGCCCTGAGGGAGGCCTCCGAgaagggcgagcacgagacTGTTGCCCGTCTCGTCGGATACTTCCGCAGCGACcgcagcgccggcgacgtcgacccgGCCCTCGCTTCCGAGTACCCCATCCCTGTGGGCTACAACACTGCCAACTACAACATGTGTATCCAGGCGACTTTGGCGCTGCGCGGTCGTGGCCAGTCGATCGCTCCCATCCTCGACATGTACAACGAGATGCTGGAACGCGACGTCGTCCCCAACATGAGGACTTACCAGACTGTCATCCGCGCTCTCTGTCTCCGTGAGGAGGACGTTGCGGCTGCTTCCCAGCGCTGGCGCAACGGCAACGACTTCACAGTCTTCAAGGCTGAGAAGCTTGGCCTTGCCTCGGAAGACCCAGCCGGTGAGAAGGCGGCTGCCCAGGCAATCGCTGCCTACCAGAGCGAGGACAACCTCGCGTCTGCCATCAAGCTCTACAACGTTGCGGGCACCATCTTCAGGGGTGGCCGCAGGGACTACTCTGCCCAGGGTGACATTCTGgccgccggtgctgctgccgctggtCTCCTTAATGCGCCGACAGCGGCCGACCTCAAGCCTATTATCaaggccgccctcgccaaccccgacctcgagctcgacctctACGTGCCCATCTTTGAAATCTTGGCCGGTGGCAACATCGAGGGTGTGGAGGTCGCCGCTGCTTGGGATGCGTTCGAGAAGAATGTTGCTCGCAGGCTTGCGACCAAGTCCCCGGTCTCCAACGGTCAGTATGGCCGTCTCGCCATCTTCCGGGTTGAGCGTGACGCCGCGTCTGCCGCGGTTCGCGCCTTTGTAACCACTGGTGACGTCAAGACGGCCGAAGCTATTGTCGACGCACACCTCAAGGACTCTGAGCGCGGCCCCCGTCAGTCGCGCAACTTGGTCGGCGCCCTGGTGGGAGAGCTTGCCAGGCAGGGCAAGGTCGACTCGGCCCTCAAGTGGAACGCTACTCTCAAGGACGACATCATCTCCCCTACCGACATGTACGACCTTGTCGAAGcactcgccgaggcgggccgTGTTGCTGAGGCCGCTTCCTTCTTCGCCACGTACAACGCCAAGCTCATCACGGAGCAGCCTGGTCACAAGATTCGCCGCTACCGCCTCCTCAAGATTTACGGCatcgcccttgccgaggccaCTGCCGCCAAGACCGACGCTGACAGGAACTCGATCCTCAACGCTACCGCTGAGCTCCTGACCCAGTCCGCTAGCGTTCTTGACCCTCAGCTCCTCCGTGCCCATGTTCAGCTGCTCCTGGCTGCCCGCCGCTTCTCTGATATCGGTCCTCTCCTCAACCGCTTCTCCGCGCGCCAGTCTGATGAGCGTGATGCCAGCCTTCGCGAAggccttgtcggcgttgTTACCTCCGACGCTCCTATCGGCAACGTTCTTGACGCAATCCGTGGCTttgctcgtctcggcgagcCCATTGCATCGGCTGGTGACTCGGTCCCCATCGCTACGCTCATTGTCGACAAGTACATTGCTGGCCGTTCCAAGGTTGACGCCGTTACCGATCTCCACCTGGCGCCTGACGCATGGTTCCGCCTTCTCGAGTCATTTGTCGCCCTGCCTACGGCCGACGTTGAGGCTggtgccgccgacaaggcaCTCGAGACCTTCCTTACCGACCTTGCCTCGTTCCGTGACACTCGCTACCCCCTGCCCCGCGGCTTTGCCACTTCGCCTGTTACGGCCGAGTTGGCCGACATCCTCGTTTCTCGCTTTGGTATTGAGCGCTCCACTGCTCTTCTCACGGCCGCCTTTGGTGAcaaggctgctgcggccTTCCTCCCCACTCCCGAGGCAACGGACGCGGCTTCCGAGTCGACCTTCACTCTCCCTCCTACCCCCCAGTCGTCCGAGGCGCCACCTTCTGTCCTCcagccgccctcggcccacACGCTTCACATCTCACAGGAGCTCGTCGGTCAGATTGACAAGCTGGCCAGCTTCCAGCCCGTCAAGATTACTCCCGAGTCTGTCTACGAGACCATCCGCCGAGCCCTCACGCAGGACAACGCCGTTCCCACCCCTGAAGCTATTGGTCGCCTTATCTCTGCTCTCGCCCGTGCAGGCGACGAACCCAAGGCCCGTGAACTCTACTCGCTCGCCCAGGTGGTCCTCGCCTCGTGCATCTCGGAGCCTgtccagcaggccgagggctGGCACGCGATTGAGGACGCCATGattgctgcttgctgcttcCTTGGCCACCTTGAGCAGGCTGGCATGCACCGTGCCCGCATCATCGACGCCGGCATGGTTCCCAGCGCCGATGCTTACGCCACCATGATTGCTTCGTCCCGTGACTCGACCGATGATGCCCTTGTTGCTCGCGAGCTCTTTGAGGAGTCGCAGTCGCTCGGCGTTGTCCCCAACCTCTACCTCTACAACACGATCATCTCCAAGCTGTCCAAGgcccgcaaggccgagatggCACTCGAGCTCTTTACTCAGATGAAGGCCGCCCACATTCGCCCCAGCAGTGTGACATACGGTGCCATCATCAACGCCTGCTGCCGTGTCGGAGACGCCGAGAGCGCCGCCACTCTGTTCGAGGAAATGTCCAACCAGCCCAACTTCAAGCCCCGTGTCCCGCCCTTCAACACCATGATGCAGTTCCACCTGCAGACTCGCCCGTCCCGCGAGCGTGTTCTGTACTACCACAACGCCATGCGCTCTGCCGGTGTCCGCCCCTCGGCCCACACCTACAAGCTCCTTCTTGACGCCTACGGAACTCTTGCCCCCATCGACCTTCCCTCCATGGACCGCGTGTTCGGCGAGCTCTGCGCCGACCGCTTCGTTGCTGTCCAGGGCACGCACTGGGCTTCGCTCATCACCGCCTTTGGTATTCACAACTCGGACGTTGACCGCGCTACTGCCATCTTTGACGCCATTCCCAACCACCCGTCTACCCGTCGCGGCACCCTCCCCGAGCCTGTCGTCTGGGAGGCCCTGCTCAACGTTCTTGGTCAGAAGGGCTCGCTCGAGGCTCTCGAGGAGGTCCGCACGCGCATGATCGAGTCGGGCGTGCGCCCCACGGCCTATGTCCACAACGTCCTCATCAACGGCTACTCTCGTCACAGTGCCATTGACAAGGCCCGCGAGGTCTTCGAGGCTATGGGCGACTCGTTGACTGGCGTCGCTGCGCCCAACAACCACCCCGCGCTCCTCACTTCCTCTGGACACGTCAAGCCCGCTACCGTTACTTCCGAGCCCAGCGGCACTGTGTACCGTGAGCCCTCGACCTACGAGGCCATGAtccgtgccgagctcgccgccggcaaccgcgaggctgccgaggccatcCTGTCGCGCATGGAGGCTCGCCGCTACCCCGTCGCTGTCTGGATGAAGGCCCGCGCCATTCTTGACGAGGCGGTTTAA